In one Thermodesulfobium acidiphilum genomic region, the following are encoded:
- a CDS encoding globin-coupled sensor protein: MEENLTNDSKYQQRFRYLGLTIEDLQRMAKFRPYFEKKADSFVKRFYDHITSFSNLKEIIDKNSTLERLSKTMRDYFISLTSPVIDEEYFQRRLFVGKKHQLIGLYPSWYLGAYRLYFEEISSIVHEVEKDESEFAKSFSAFVKRIILDIQLIIDNYFSEQLEHIIKTQEQVSEAVKVVESIAGRTNILSLNASIEAARAGEAGRTFAVVAKEVRKLAEDSSRSSKKIMEMIDKNMREIRQIKYQEETS; the protein is encoded by the coding sequence ATGGAAGAAAACTTAACTAATGATTCAAAATATCAGCAGAGATTTCGTTATTTAGGTCTTACTATCGAAGATTTACAAAGGATGGCAAAGTTTAGGCCTTATTTTGAAAAGAAGGCAGATAGCTTTGTGAAAAGGTTTTACGATCACATTACTAGCTTTTCAAACCTTAAAGAAATAATTGATAAAAATTCTACATTAGAAAGATTAAGTAAAACTATGAGGGATTACTTTATCTCTCTTACAAGTCCTGTAATAGATGAAGAGTACTTTCAAAGAAGGCTCTTTGTTGGCAAAAAACACCAATTAATAGGACTTTATCCTTCGTGGTATTTAGGAGCTTATAGACTTTATTTTGAGGAAATCTCTTCTATAGTCCACGAAGTAGAAAAGGATGAATCTGAATTCGCAAAATCCTTTAGTGCTTTTGTTAAAAGGATTATACTCGACATCCAATTAATTATTGACAACTATTTCTCAGAACAACTTGAACACATAATTAAAACTCAAGAACAGGTATCAGAGGCCGTGAAGGTTGTGGAAAGCATTGCAGGCAGGACAAATATACTTTCTTTGAATGCCAGTATTGAAGCGGCTAGAGCAGGAGAAGCTGGTAGGACGTTTGCGGTAGTTGCAAAAGAGGTTAGAAAGTTAGCTGAGGATTCTTCAAGATCTTCAAAAAAGATAATGGAAATGATAGATAAAAATATGCGTGAAATTAGACAAATAAAATATCAAGAAGAAACTTCTTAG